The following proteins are co-located in the Pyricularia oryzae 70-15 chromosome 1, whole genome shotgun sequence genome:
- a CDS encoding serine/threonine protein kinase, which yields MEQTTNNLDWTLNGEPKIRDGRYGPVFLAMDTKTGQLLSAERLEFDRATLEAAVSQLAQKFVVDSDAHNLVRYLGCHTKGEHTYLVAEHVNGSSLTEMLRNSGPIPVHLVRSIVRSLLTGLDWLHAHGSYTKVLLDPDYIFVDQKGAAKIDIPVLDPVVAGCLPLPASLALPELGLGQGGPQKANVWLLGVVVAHMLSGEAKLAVDYTSAASLGAGLISCPGSAVGMVLPEHVVKLLLEEPLAFDFVRKCLTVKVAGRPGISKLQTHAFLSAS from the coding sequence ATGGAACAGACAACGAACAACCTCGACTGGACTTTGAACGGCGAGCCCAAGATCCGAGACGGACGGTACGGGCCAGTGTTCCTAGCCATGGACACCAAGACCGGACAGCTCTTATCGGCCGAGCGACTTGAATTCGACAGGGCGACGCTGGAAGCGGCAGTCTCACAGCTGGCACAGAAATTTGTCGTCGACAGCGACGCACATAACCTGGTTCGATACCTTGGATGCCACACCAAAGGAGaacatacctaccttgtcGCCGAGCACGTCAACGGCAGCAGTTTGACCGAGATGCTTCGTAACTCCGGACCAATCCCGGTGCATCTGGTTCGCAGCATCGTCCGCTCATTGCTGACTGGGCTCGACTGGCTGCATGCCCACGGCAGCTACACCAAGGTGCTCCTCGATCCGGACTACATTTTTGTGGATCAGAAGGGCGCCGCCAAAATCGACATCCCAGTCCTTGACCCTGTCGTGGCTGGCTGCCTCCCTCTGCCTGCCTCACTCGCGCTGCCAGAGTTGGGGCTGGGACAAGGTGGTCCGCAAAAGGCGAATGTGTGGCTTTTAGGAGTCGTGGTGGCGCACATGCTGTCTGGCGAAGCAAAGCTTGCTGTGGATTACACCTCGGCTGCTTCGCTAGGTGCAGGGCTCATCAGCTGCCCAGGGTCGGCCGTGGGCATGGTGCTGCCGGAGCATGTGGTAAAGCTATTGCTGGAGGAGCCGCTCGCCTTTGACTTTGTACGGAAATGCCTGACAGTGAAGGTGGCAGGTCGGCCTGGGATATCAAAGTTGCAAACACATGCCTTCCTCTCGGCTTCGTAA